The Flavobacterium psychrophilum genome includes a region encoding these proteins:
- a CDS encoding cell envelope biogenesis protein OmpA, with product MKNLFPIILFSLLCSISMKAQEQFSLYFDTNKFELKKGEPQRLESWLAANKNSKILAINGYTDEDGSIGMNDTLAQRRVSHVFGLIKNRVRIRDDFKTRSFGKLHKHSPNKAENRKVTIYYLLEKNLEKENEILGITESAPKPVVKEGPLVYPSSVRVMGPKGEEELKLNVAFMEKLGTAKPGEKLRIDNLNFFENSYGIMPDSRPKLFELLETMRLHPSLKIKLQGHVCCMKADRQDLSTQRAKAVMLFLNKQGIDKSRLSFEGFGVSQPVYAIPEKTAEEREANRRVEVLIVANN from the coding sequence ATGAAAAACCTGTTTCCTATTATTTTGTTCTCTTTGCTTTGTAGTATTTCTATGAAGGCGCAGGAGCAATTCTCTTTATATTTTGACACCAATAAATTCGAACTTAAAAAAGGTGAACCCCAAAGGCTGGAAAGCTGGTTGGCTGCTAATAAAAACTCAAAGATTTTAGCTATTAACGGCTATACCGACGAAGACGGAAGCATTGGCATGAACGACACGCTTGCCCAGCGCAGGGTAAGCCATGTATTCGGACTTATAAAAAACAGGGTTAGGATCCGTGACGATTTCAAGACAAGGAGTTTTGGGAAACTGCACAAGCATTCGCCGAATAAGGCGGAAAACCGTAAGGTAACTATCTATTATCTTTTAGAGAAAAACCTTGAGAAAGAGAACGAGATATTAGGTATTACTGAAAGTGCGCCTAAGCCTGTAGTGAAAGAAGGGCCCCTAGTTTATCCGTCATCTGTTAGAGTTATGGGGCCAAAAGGTGAAGAAGAACTAAAGCTTAATGTTGCTTTTATGGAGAAACTAGGAACAGCAAAACCAGGCGAAAAACTAAGAATAGACAACCTGAATTTCTTTGAAAATAGCTACGGCATAATGCCTGATTCCAGGCCTAAATTATTTGAGTTGCTGGAAACAATGCGACTGCATCCATCACTTAAAATTAAGCTTCAGGGACATGTATGCTGCATGAAAGCAGACCGTCAGGATCTGTCTACGCAAAGGGCTAAGGCAGTTATGCTTTTCCTTAACAAACAGGGTATCGATAAAAGCCGCCTTTCATTTGAAGGTTTCGGTGTAAGCCAGCCAGTTTATGCTATTCCTGAAAAAACAGCCGAGGAACGCGAAGCCAACCGTAGGGTAGAAGTGCTTATTGTAGCGAATAATTAA
- a CDS encoding L-fucose dehydrogenase — protein MNTTRRGFLATATKGVAAASVAPLLFSSLGEPLYAGNTEPTTSSTIPDMQPENLEANKDHYRIPHKIGMGGVALGNAFFETTDQQAYDTMKAAWDAGIRYFDTSPWYGLGLSERRIGHFLRDKDKKDYVISTKVGRLTYPDASFKHDMWKGRLNFNYKYDYTADGVRRSVEDSLQRLGIPALDVVFIHDLSPDNKDLGDKWEDYFKIAQNGAMKELTKMREEGLIKGWGLGVNTIAPALKTLEVADPDVFLSATKYSLIYHKDALNQLFPACEKRGVSIVSGAPLNAGFLAGVDRYHYDGKLPKEHVAKREKLRNLAKDHKVDLRTAALQFTVAPKVMASTIPGARSPKQVQENAESMKVKIPADFWKELKKEKLIEENAPV, from the coding sequence ATGAATACAACACGACGGGGGTTTCTTGCTACGGCAACTAAAGGAGTTGCAGCGGCTTCGGTAGCACCATTGCTGTTCTCATCGCTTGGTGAGCCTCTGTATGCAGGAAATACCGAACCCACAACATCTTCAACGATACCAGATATGCAGCCTGAAAATTTAGAAGCTAATAAAGATCATTATCGTATTCCTCATAAAATAGGGATGGGCGGCGTTGCTCTGGGCAATGCCTTTTTTGAAACGACCGACCAACAGGCGTACGATACAATGAAGGCTGCCTGGGATGCAGGAATCCGTTATTTTGATACCTCTCCGTGGTATGGGCTTGGACTTAGCGAAAGGCGTATAGGACATTTTTTACGCGATAAAGACAAGAAGGACTATGTTATTTCAACAAAGGTCGGTCGGCTTACGTATCCTGATGCTTCCTTTAAACACGATATGTGGAAAGGCAGGCTGAACTTTAATTATAAATACGACTATACTGCCGATGGCGTTCGCCGAAGTGTAGAAGACAGCCTTCAGCGTTTGGGAATCCCTGCATTAGATGTTGTTTTTATACACGATCTCTCGCCCGATAATAAAGACCTTGGTGACAAATGGGAAGATTACTTTAAGATTGCCCAGAACGGTGCTATGAAAGAGCTGACCAAAATGCGTGAGGAAGGTTTGATCAAGGGTTGGGGACTTGGAGTAAATACTATTGCTCCTGCGCTTAAAACCCTTGAAGTTGCCGATCCCGATGTTTTCCTTTCGGCTACAAAATACTCGCTTATATACCATAAAGACGCGTTGAACCAGTTATTTCCTGCATGTGAAAAACGTGGGGTATCAATCGTTTCAGGTGCGCCGTTAAATGCAGGTTTCCTGGCAGGAGTAGATCGTTACCATTATGATGGCAAACTTCCGAAGGAACATGTTGCCAAAAGAGAAAAACTAAGAAACTTAGCCAAAGACCATAAAGTCGACCTTCGTACTGCTGCACTTCAGTTTACGGTTGCGCCAAAGGTCATGGCTTCTACCATTCCCGGAGCACGTTCGCCAAAACAGGTGCAGGAAAACGCCGAATCTATGAAAGTAAAAATCCCTGCCGATTTCTGGAAAGAACTTAAAAAGGAAAAACTGATCGAGGAAAATGCGCCGGTCTAA
- a CDS encoding phosphoribosylformylglycinamidine cyclo-ligase — MSSDTSKRYSQRGVSASKEDVHNAIKNIDKGLFPKAFCKIVPDYLTGDNDYCLIMHADGAGTKSSLAYMYWKETGDISVWKGIAQDALIMNIDDLLCVGAADNIMLSSTIGRNKSVIPGEVLSAIINGTEELIEELKSFGVTIHSTGGETADVGDLVRTIIVDSTVTARMKRADVIDNANIQPGDVIVGLASFGEASYEKGYNGGMGSNGLTSARHDVFDNYLAKSYPESYDASVPADLVYSGKTKLTDAVEGSPIDAGKLVLSPTRTYAPIIKKILEKYTPKDIHGMVHCSGGAQTKVLHFVDNVHVIKDNLFPVPPLFKLIQENSGTDWKEMYQVFNCGHRMEVYVPENIAQDIIAISKSFNVDAQIVGRVEASDKKELTITSEYGTFNY, encoded by the coding sequence ATGAGTTCTGATACCAGCAAACGTTACAGCCAAAGGGGAGTTTCTGCCTCTAAGGAAGACGTGCACAATGCCATTAAAAACATAGATAAAGGCTTATTCCCTAAGGCATTCTGCAAAATTGTGCCGGATTATCTTACAGGTGATAACGATTACTGCCTTATAATGCATGCCGACGGCGCAGGGACAAAATCATCCCTTGCCTACATGTACTGGAAGGAAACAGGCGATATTTCGGTATGGAAAGGTATCGCACAGGATGCGCTTATCATGAATATTGACGACCTGCTTTGTGTGGGTGCTGCCGATAATATTATGCTTTCGTCTACTATTGGGCGTAATAAAAGTGTTATTCCGGGCGAAGTGCTTTCGGCTATCATCAACGGTACCGAAGAGCTTATCGAAGAACTGAAATCGTTTGGTGTTACTATCCATTCTACGGGTGGTGAAACTGCTGATGTGGGCGACCTTGTTCGTACAATAATTGTAGATTCTACCGTAACAGCGCGAATGAAACGTGCCGATGTTATTGATAACGCTAACATTCAGCCGGGCGATGTTATCGTTGGGCTTGCTTCTTTCGGGGAGGCGTCTTACGAAAAAGGATACAACGGTGGTATGGGCAGTAACGGACTTACCTCTGCACGCCACGATGTGTTTGATAACTACCTTGCTAAATCATATCCTGAAAGTTATGATGCTTCGGTTCCTGCCGATCTGGTGTACTCAGGAAAAACAAAACTGACAGATGCTGTTGAAGGCAGCCCTATCGATGCGGGTAAACTTGTGCTTTCGCCAACACGTACGTATGCGCCTATCATCAAGAAAATACTTGAGAAATATACTCCTAAAGACATACACGGAATGGTACACTGCAGTGGTGGTGCTCAAACTAAAGTGCTTCACTTTGTAGATAACGTTCATGTAATTAAGGATAATCTTTTCCCTGTGCCTCCGCTATTTAAGCTAATTCAGGAGAATTCGGGTACCGATTGGAAAGAAATGTACCAGGTATTTAACTGTGGCCACCGTATGGAGGTTTACGTTCCTGAGAACATTGCACAGGATATTATTGCTATCTCTAAGTCGTTCAATGTTGATGCACAGATAGTAGGAAGGGTAGAAGCATCTGATAAAAAAGAATTGACCATTACCAGCGAATACGGTACTTTTAATTACTAA
- a CDS encoding transcriptional regulator, whose protein sequence is MQIKFPDNERAILILKTKGPSTLISLAAAMNVTTEGARFQLLKLAGEGLVVATTVSKGRGRPQQVWALTPLGNSRFPDTHADLTVKLIEKTREFLGEDALNAVIEANGIDAKNKYLAAVAGITNIEEKIKILVAIRDSEGYMADYAIEEEGFMLLENHCPICAAAAACVGFCKAELNTFQAVLGEDTVIERIDHILAGARRCAYKITPKIK, encoded by the coding sequence ATGCAAATAAAATTTCCCGATAATGAACGCGCTATCCTGATACTAAAAACCAAGGGGCCTTCTACCCTGATATCTCTTGCTGCTGCGATGAATGTTACTACAGAAGGTGCCCGTTTTCAGTTACTAAAACTTGCAGGAGAAGGTTTGGTTGTAGCAACTACAGTATCTAAAGGACGTGGCCGTCCACAGCAGGTATGGGCGCTGACACCATTAGGTAACTCCCGCTTTCCCGATACCCATGCCGACCTTACCGTAAAACTTATTGAAAAAACACGTGAGTTTTTAGGAGAAGATGCACTGAATGCTGTTATTGAAGCGAACGGAATAGATGCTAAAAATAAATATCTAGCAGCTGTAGCCGGAATTACAAATATTGAAGAAAAGATAAAAATATTGGTAGCTATACGCGACAGCGAAGGCTATATGGCAGACTATGCTATAGAAGAAGAAGGCTTTATGCTTTTAGAGAACCACTGCCCCATCTGTGCAGCTGCTGCGGCCTGCGTTGGATTTTGCAAGGCAGAATTAAACACATTTCAGGCTGTGCTTGGCGAAGATACTGTAATTGAAAGGATAGATCATATTCTGGCAGGTGCCCGAAGATGCGCTTATAAAATCACTCCCAAAATCAAATAG
- a CDS encoding superoxide dismutase → MIYTLPKLQYAYDALEPYIDAKTMEIHHSKHHQAYVDNLNKAIAELDIEDTTLEYLFKQASALPPVIRNNGGGHYNHSLFWKLITPGGNTNPVGNLASAINETFGSFTNFTEQFTAASMGRFGSGWVWLYLNEEGELAIGTTPNQDNPLMLHTTIKGRPVLALDVWEHAYYITYQNRRADYVSQFWNIINWDVAEELYNAAKQ, encoded by the coding sequence ATGATATATACTTTGCCAAAACTGCAGTATGCTTACGATGCGCTTGAGCCTTACATAGATGCAAAAACAATGGAGATTCATCACTCTAAACATCATCAGGCGTATGTAGATAACCTGAACAAGGCTATTGCTGAATTAGATATAGAAGACACAACACTGGAATATTTATTTAAACAGGCATCGGCCCTGCCGCCGGTAATACGAAATAATGGAGGCGGGCATTACAATCACAGCCTTTTCTGGAAGCTTATTACTCCGGGCGGAAATACCAATCCTGTTGGAAATCTTGCCAGTGCTATAAACGAAACTTTCGGATCGTTTACTAACTTTACCGAACAATTCACTGCGGCTTCAATGGGTAGGTTTGGTTCTGGTTGGGTTTGGCTATACCTGAATGAAGAAGGCGAGCTGGCAATTGGCACGACACCAAATCAGGATAATCCGCTAATGCTGCATACAACTATTAAAGGGCGCCCGGTATTGGCTCTCGATGTTTGGGAGCATGCTTATTACATTACGTATCAAAACAGGCGCGCTGACTATGTAAGCCAGTTTTGGAATATTATAAACTGGGATGTGGCTGAAGAGCTTTATAACGCTGCAAAGCAATAA
- a CDS encoding NADPH-dependent FMN reductase codes for MKVLLFNGAGGSATSTAGTLTAFLSEKIASLGGEAVVYSIDDNDVPLFSPSKQPSAACYEMVDIFTQADAHIWLTPLYHGGMTGAMKNCLDWLELSAKSEKPYLTDKKVGLVCWAAGAQAMQGINNMDAVAKALRGWTLPYSLPVMHSSLFTQERKVSEEYQHKFDLLLSMLLK; via the coding sequence ATGAAAGTATTACTATTTAACGGGGCAGGAGGAAGTGCTACTAGTACTGCTGGTACACTTACGGCTTTTCTAAGTGAAAAGATAGCTTCGCTTGGCGGGGAAGCTGTTGTATATTCTATTGATGATAATGATGTACCCTTGTTTAGTCCTTCTAAACAGCCGTCGGCGGCTTGTTACGAAATGGTAGATATCTTTACTCAGGCTGATGCACATATCTGGCTTACACCTTTATATCATGGAGGTATGACGGGTGCCATGAAAAATTGCCTGGACTGGCTGGAGCTGAGTGCTAAAAGTGAGAAACCCTATTTAACCGATAAAAAAGTCGGACTTGTTTGCTGGGCGGCTGGTGCCCAGGCAATGCAGGGTATTAATAATATGGATGCTGTTGCAAAGGCTTTACGAGGATGGACATTACCTTACAGCCTTCCTGTTATGCATAGTTCTTTGTTTACGCAGGAGAGAAAAGTATCGGAGGAGTATCAGCATAAATTTGACCTGTTGCTGAGTATGCTTTTAAAGTAG
- a CDS encoding peptidylprolyl isomerase, translating into MTSFFLSLVALFYSCNTTPTAPPVKLGDGIYAEIETNKGKIVVQLEYQKTPLTVANFISLAEGKNELVSPEYKGKPFYDGLKWHRVIKDFMIQGGDPKGDGSGGPGYKFADEFDPELKHDKPGILSMANAGKGTNGSQFFITHVPTPHLDGMHTVFGHTVEGIDVVNSIEQNDEIKSIKIIRIGKDAKKFDAPKIFKEHNQKAAAEQKLANEALAKTKAEKVAYFADIKKNAPKTSSGLQYFIVKKGSGKKPVAGTKVFLDYSGFLDNGTATMFDSSIVSVAKAFGNYIPQKDAAGFYTPIPFTAGTKTGMIPGFIEGIEQMGLGDKAIIFIPGHLGYGERGAPRAGIGPNANLIFELEMTDTAPAGK; encoded by the coding sequence ATGACAAGTTTTTTCCTTAGCCTTGTGGCTTTGTTTTATTCATGTAACACAACCCCTACTGCACCACCGGTAAAACTGGGCGATGGAATTTATGCAGAAATCGAAACCAATAAAGGTAAAATCGTGGTACAACTTGAGTACCAGAAAACACCGCTAACTGTAGCTAACTTTATTTCGCTTGCCGAAGGCAAAAACGAACTGGTTAGCCCGGAGTACAAAGGGAAACCTTTTTATGACGGACTTAAATGGCACCGTGTTATTAAAGATTTCATGATTCAGGGCGGAGACCCTAAAGGCGATGGATCCGGCGGACCGGGCTACAAATTTGCCGATGAGTTTGATCCTGAACTTAAACATGACAAACCGGGTATCCTTTCTATGGCTAATGCAGGAAAAGGTACTAACGGAAGTCAGTTCTTTATTACACACGTACCGACGCCGCACCTTGACGGTATGCACACTGTGTTTGGACACACTGTAGAAGGTATTGATGTTGTAAACTCAATTGAGCAGAACGACGAGATTAAATCAATCAAAATTATACGTATAGGTAAAGACGCTAAAAAGTTTGATGCGCCTAAAATTTTTAAAGAGCACAACCAAAAAGCTGCTGCCGAACAAAAACTGGCAAACGAAGCACTGGCTAAAACCAAAGCTGAAAAAGTAGCTTACTTTGCAGATATTAAAAAGAATGCACCTAAAACTTCAAGCGGATTACAATATTTTATCGTTAAAAAAGGCTCTGGTAAAAAACCGGTTGCAGGTACTAAAGTTTTCCTTGATTACTCTGGTTTCCTTGACAACGGAACTGCTACAATGTTTGACTCAAGCATTGTGTCGGTAGCAAAAGCTTTTGGCAACTATATTCCTCAAAAAGATGCCGCTGGTTTTTACACGCCGATTCCTTTTACAGCAGGGACAAAAACAGGCATGATACCGGGCTTTATTGAAGGTATTGAGCAAATGGGCCTTGGTGACAAAGCTATTATCTTTATCCCTGGCCACCTTGGTTACGGAGAAAGAGGCGCACCACGTGCAGGTATCGGGCCAAACGCAAACCTGATATTCGAACTTGAAATGACAGATACTGCCCCGGCAGGAAAATAA
- a CDS encoding gliding motility protein GldI — protein sequence MKKVYVLTIFLLGILLTSCSQQQARRPLSHSSGTFMKESIKRNKKLVANEESQIDSIIKSNPHIKYIASDKGYWYHYEIENATDSIRPKRGDVAYFDYEVKDIKGNLIYSETELRPQVYHVDKENIMMGLRDGIKLMNEGEKVTFLFPSHMGFGYHGDNKRIGTNQPLICTVTLTDIKPESQIKEN from the coding sequence ATGAAGAAGGTATATGTACTAACGATTTTCCTTTTAGGGATACTGCTTACCTCCTGCTCGCAACAGCAGGCAAGAAGGCCTTTATCCCACAGTTCGGGTACTTTTATGAAAGAGTCCATCAAGAGGAATAAAAAGCTTGTAGCTAACGAAGAATCGCAGATAGACTCTATCATCAAGAGCAATCCTCATATTAAATACATAGCATCTGACAAAGGATACTGGTATCACTACGAGATAGAAAACGCCACTGATAGTATCAGGCCGAAGCGTGGCGATGTTGCTTATTTTGACTATGAGGTCAAAGATATAAAAGGTAACCTTATCTACAGCGAAACAGAACTTCGCCCACAAGTATACCACGTTGACAAAGAAAATATTATGATGGGTCTTCGCGATGGCATCAAACTTATGAATGAAGGCGAAAAGGTAACATTCCTGTTCCCGTCGCACATGGGCTTTGGCTATCATGGCGACAACAAGAGAATTGGCACTAACCAGCCGCTTATATGCACCGTTACGCTTACCGATATTAAACCGGAAAGCCAGATAAAAGAGAATTAA
- a CDS encoding exopolyphosphatase, with protein MMKPEDIDGVKQLLASPKRIAIIPHRNPDGDAMGSTLGLYHYLKLKGHEPVVIVPNEFPDFLAWLPSSETVKVFEKEVDHVTKILKDAELIFTLDFNVLSRTGDQMEAVLKELTAPFIMIDHHQKPGDYAIYTFSDTSYGSTCEMIYHFINGLGEGNLIDKTIATCLYTGIVTDSGSFRYPSTTGTTHRVVAEFIDKGIDNTTIHSLLFDNHSHNRILILARALQNMKVLPAYKTSYTTLSQEELNSFGHSKGDTEGIVNYGLGMKDIVFTAFFTENKDEGIIKISFRSKGDFDVNQYAREHFSGGGHINAAGGRSTLSLEATIQKFIATLAHTKID; from the coding sequence ATGATGAAACCTGAAGATATTGATGGCGTAAAGCAGTTGCTGGCCTCTCCAAAAAGAATTGCTATAATACCCCACCGAAACCCAGATGGCGATGCTATGGGATCTACTCTGGGGCTATACCATTACCTTAAACTTAAAGGCCATGAGCCTGTAGTTATTGTTCCTAACGAGTTTCCCGATTTTCTTGCCTGGCTACCGTCTTCTGAAACGGTAAAGGTTTTTGAAAAGGAAGTAGACCACGTTACGAAAATACTTAAGGATGCCGAGCTTATTTTTACACTTGACTTTAATGTACTTAGCCGTACCGGCGACCAGATGGAAGCCGTACTGAAGGAACTTACCGCACCTTTTATAATGATAGACCATCACCAAAAACCGGGTGACTATGCTATTTATACATTTTCAGACACTTCGTATGGTTCTACCTGCGAAATGATATATCATTTTATTAACGGATTAGGCGAAGGCAACCTTATTGATAAAACTATCGCTACTTGTCTTTATACAGGCATCGTGACCGACTCAGGGTCTTTTCGTTACCCATCAACCACAGGTACTACACACAGGGTTGTTGCGGAGTTTATAGACAAAGGAATAGACAATACTACTATACACAGCCTGCTGTTTGATAACCATTCGCACAACAGGATTTTAATTTTGGCAAGGGCTTTGCAGAACATGAAAGTATTGCCTGCCTACAAAACCTCATACACCACGCTAAGCCAGGAAGAACTAAACAGCTTTGGGCATAGCAAAGGCGACACAGAGGGTATTGTAAATTACGGGCTTGGCATGAAAGATATTGTTTTCACTGCTTTCTTTACAGAAAATAAAGACGAAGGCATTATAAAAATATCATTCCGCTCTAAAGGCGATTTTGATGTTAACCAGTATGCCCGTGAGCATTTTAGCGGCGGTGGACACATAAATGCTGCCGGTGGACGTTCTACTTTAAGTTTAGAAGCTACCATACAAAAATTTATTGCTACTTTAGCGCACACAAAAATTGACTGA